In one window of Eubalaena glacialis isolate mEubGla1 chromosome 13, mEubGla1.1.hap2.+ XY, whole genome shotgun sequence DNA:
- the ATXN2L gene encoding ataxin-2-like protein isoform X3: MLKPQPPQQTSQPQQPPPTQQAVARRPPGGTSPPNGGLPGPLASTSAPPGPPAAASPCLGPAAAAGSGLRRGAEGILAPPPPQQQHQERPGAAAIGSARGQSTGKGPPQSPVFEGVYNNSRMLHFLTAVVGSTCDVKVKNGTTYEGIFKTLSSKFELAVDAVHRKASEPAGGPRREDIVDTMVFKPSDVMLVHFRNVDFNYATKDKFTDSAIAMNSKVNGEHKEKVLQRWEGGDSNSDDYDLESDMSNGWDPNEMFKFNEENYGIKTTYDSSLSSYTVPLEKDNSEEFRQRELRAAQLAREIESSPQYRLRIAMENDDGRTEEEKHSAVQRQGSGRESPSLASREGKYIPLPQRVREGPRGGVRCSSSRGGRPGLSSLPPRGPHHLDNSSPGPGSETRGINGGPSRMSPKAQRPLRGAKTLSSPSSRPSGEASVPPPPAVGRMYPPRSPKSAAPAPISASCPEPPIGSAVPTSSASIPVTSSVGDPGVGSISPASPKISLAPTDVKELPAKEPGRTLESQELSRIAGKVPGLQNEQKRFQLEELRKFGAQFKLQPSSSPETSLDPFPPRILKEEAKGKEKEVDSLLASEPMGSPVSSKTESISDKEDKPPLPPAGGTEGPDQPPPPCPSQTSSPPVGLIKGDDKDEGPVAEQVKKSTLNPNAKEFNPTKPLLSVNKSTSTPTSPGPRTHSTPSIPVLTAGQSGLYSPQYISYIPQIHMGPAVQAPQMYPYPVSNSVPGQQGKYRGAKGSLPPQRSDQHQPASAPPMMQAAAAAGPPLVAATPYSSYIPYNPQQFPGQPAMMQPMAHYPSQPVFAPMLQSNPRMLTSGSHPQAIVSSSTPQYPSAEQPTPQALYATVHQSYPHHATQLHAHQPQPATTPTGSQPQSQHAAPSPVQHQAGQAPHLGSGQPQQNLYHPGALTGTPPSLPPGPSAQSPQSSFPQPAAVYAIHAHQQLPHGFTNMAHVTQAHVQTGITAAPPPHPGAPHPPQVMLLHPPQSHGGPPQGAVPQSGVPALSASTPSPYPYIGHPQVQSHPSQQLPFHPPGN; encoded by the exons ATGTTGAAGCCTCAGCCGCCACaacagacctcccagccccagcagCCGCCCCCCACGCAACAGGCCGTGGCACGCCGGCCTCCCGGGGGCACCAGCCCTCCCAACGGCGGCCTCCCGGGGCCCCTGGCCTCCACCTCGGCTCCCCCAGGGCCTCCCGCCGCTGCTTCCCCCTGCTTGGGGCCTGCAGCCGCTGCCGGGAGCGGGCTCCGCCGGGGAGCTGAGGGCATCttggcgccgccgccgccgcagcagcAACATCAGGAGAGGCCAGGGGCAGCGGCCATCGGCAGCGCCAG GGGACAAAGCACAGGAAAGGGACCCCCACAGTCACCG GTGTTTGAGGGTGTCTACAACAATTCCAGAATGCTGCATTTCCTTACAGCTGTTGTG GGCTCCACTTGTGATGTAAAGGTAAAGAATGGTACCACCTATGAAGGTATCTTCAAGACGCTGAGCTCAAAG TTTGAACTGGCAGTAGACGCTGTGCACCGGAAAGCATCGGAGCCAGCAGGTGGCCCTCGTCGGGAAGACATTGTGGACACCATGGTGTTTAAACCAAGTGATGTCATGCTTGTTCACTTCCGAAATGTTGACTTCAATTATGCTACTAAAG ACAAGTTCACTGATTCAGCCATTGCCATGAACTCGAAGGTGAATGGGGAGCACAAAGAGAAGGTGCTTCAGCGCTGGGAGGGGGGCGACAGCAACAGCGATGACTACGACCTGGAGTCTGACATG TCCAATGGATGGGACCCCAATGAAATGTTCAAGTTCAATGAGGAGAACTATGGCATAAAGACTACCTACGACAGCAGTCTCTCTTCTTACAC GGTGCCCTTAGAGAAGGACAACTCAGAAGAATTTCGTCAGCGGGAGCTGCGTGCAGCCCAGTTGGCTCGAGAGATTGAATCGAGCCCCCAGTACCGCCTGCGGATCGCCATGGAGAACGATGACGGGCGCACTGAGGAGGAGAAGCACAGTGCAGTTCAGCGACAGGGTTCAGGGCGAGAGAGCCCCAGCTTGGCATCTAG GGAGGGAAAGTATATCCCTCTACCCCAACGAGTTCGGGAAGGTCCCCGGGGAGGAGTTCGATGCAGTAGTTCTCGGGGTGGCCGGCCTGGCCTTAGCTCTTTGCCACCTCGTGGCCCTCACCATCTTGACAATAGCAGCCCTGGCCCAGGTTCTGAGACACGCGGTATCAATGGAG gcccTTCCCGCATGTCCCCTAAGGCACAGCGGCCTCTGAGAGGTGCCAAGACTCTGTCTTCCCCCAGCAGCAGGCCTTCTGGAGAAGCTTCTGTTCCACCTCCTCCTGCAG TAGGCCGGATGTACCCCCCACGCTCTCCCAAGTCAGCTGCCCCTGCCCCAATCTCAGCTTCCTGTCCTGAGCCTCCCATCGGCTCAGCAGTACCGACCTCTTCAGCTTCCATCCCCGTGACATCATCAGTTGGGGATCCTGGAGTAGGCTCCATTTCCCCAGCTTCTCCAAAGATCTCACTGGCACCCACAGATG TAAAAGAACTCCCAGCCAAGGAACCTGGGAGAACGCTGGAGTCCCAGGAGCTGTCCCGCATAGCAGGGAAag TCCCTGGTCTTCAGAACGAGCAGAAACGCTTTCAACTGGAAGAACTGAGAAAATTTGGGGCCCAGTTTAAG CTTCAGCCCAGTAGCTCCCCTGAGACCAGCCTGGATCCTTTTCCTCCCCGGATCCTAAAGGAGGAGGccaaagggaaggagaaggaggttgATAGTCTTTTGGCTTCAGAGCCCATGGGGTCCCCTGTTTCCTCCAAGACAGAATCCATATCGGATAAGGAGGACAAACCACCCCTGCCACCAGCAGGAGGCACCGAAGGGCCGGATCAGCCCCCACCGCCTTGCCCAAGCCAAACCAGTAGCCCCCCAGTGGGCCTCATCAAGGGAGATGACAAGGATGAGGGCCCTGTTGCTGA aCAAGTGAAGAAGTCAACATTGAACCCTAATGCCAAGGAGTTCAATCCCACTAAGCCCCTGCTGTCTGTG AATAAATCCACCAGTACTCCAACTTCTCCTGGGCCCCGGACTCATTCAACTCCCTCCATCCCGGTGCTGACAGCAGGCCAGAGTGGGCTATATAGCCCCCAGTACATTTCCTACATACCTCAGATCCACATGGGACCAGCTGTTCAG GCACCTCAGATGTATCCATATCCTGTGTCCAACTCAGTGCCTGGACAACAGGGCAAGTACCGGGGAGCAAAAG GCTCCCTGCCCCCCCAGCGCTCGGACCAACACCAGCCAGCCTCAGCCCCTCCGATGATGCAGGCCGCCGCCGCTGCTGGCCCCCCTCTGGTGGCTGCCACACCTTATTCTTCCTACATCCCCTACAATCCACAGCAGTTCCCAGGCCAGCCCGCCATGATGCAGCCCATGGCCCACTACCCCTCGCAG CCGGTGTTTGCCCCCATGCTTCAAAGCAACCCACGCATGCTGACGTCGGGGAGCCATCCCCAGGCCATTGTGTCATCCTCCACCCCTCAGTACCCTTCTGCAGAGCAGCCCACCCCCCAAGCCCTTTATG CCACTGTTCACCAGTCCTATCCACACCATGCCACGCAGCTCCATGCCCACCAGCCGCAGCCGGCCACCACGCCTACTGGGAGCCAGCCGCAGTCCCAGCATGCAGCCCCCAGTCCCGTCCAG CACCAGGCGGGGCAGGCCCCACACCTGGGCAGTGGACAGCCACAGCAGAACCTGTACCACCCAGGGGCCCTGACAGGCACGCCGCCTTCTCTGCCGCCGGGACCTTCTGCGCAGTCCCCTCAGAGCAGCTTCCCCCAGCCAGCCGCTGTGTATGCTATCCATGCCCACCAGCAGCTGCCCCACGGCTTCACCAACATGGCCCATGTTACCCAG GCCCATGTCCAAACTGGAATCACAGCAGCCCCGCCCCCTCACCCTGGGGCTCCCCACCcgccccaggtgatgctgctgcacCCACCCCAGAGCCATGGGGGCCCCCCCCAAGGCGCGGTGCCCCAGAGTGGGGTGCCTGCACTCTCAGCTTCCACACCCTCACCCTATCCCTACATCGGACACCCCCAAG TTCAATCTCATCCCTCCCAGCAGCTCCCCTTCCACCCCCCGGGGAACTGA
- the ATXN2L gene encoding ataxin-2-like protein isoform X4 — MLKPQPPQQTSQPQQPPPTQQAVARRPPGGTSPPNGGLPGPLASTSAPPGPPAAASPCLGPAAAAGSGLRRGAEGILAPPPPQQQHQERPGAAAIGSARGQSTGKGPPQSPVFEGVYNNSRMLHFLTAVVGSTCDVKVKNGTTYEGIFKTLSSKFELAVDAVHRKASEPAGGPRREDIVDTMVFKPSDVMLVHFRNVDFNYATKDKFTDSAIAMNSKVNGEHKEKVLQRWEGGDSNSDDYDLESDMSNGWDPNEMFKFNEENYGIKTTYDSSLSSYTVPLEKDNSEEFRQRELRAAQLAREIESSPQYRLRIAMENDDGRTEEEKHSAVQRQGSGRESPSLASREGKYIPLPQRVREGPRGGVRCSSSRGGRPGLSSLPPRGPHHLDNSSPGPGSETRGINGGPSRMSPKAQRPLRGAKTLSSPSSRPSGEASVPPPPAVGRMYPPRSPKSAAPAPISASCPEPPIGSAVPTSSASIPVTSSVGDPGVGSISPASPKISLAPTDVKELPAKEPGRTLESQELSRIAGKVPGLQNEQKRFQLEELRKFGAQFKLQPSSSPETSLDPFPPRILKEEAKGKEKEVDSLLASEPMGSPVSSKTESISDKEDKPPLPPAGGTEGPDQPPPPCPSQTSSPPVGLIKGDDKDEGPVAEQVKKSTLNPNAKEFNPTKPLLSVNKSTSTPTSPGPRTHSTPSIPVLTAGQSGLYSPQYISYIPQIHMGPAVQAPQMYPYPVSNSVPGQQGKYRGAKGSLPPQRSDQHQPASAPPMMQAAAAAGPPLVAATPYSSYIPYNPQQFPGQPAMMQPMAHYPSQPVFAPMLQSNPRMLTSGSHPQAIVSSSTPQYPSAEQPTPQALYATVHQSYPHHATQLHAHQPQPATTPTGSQPQSQHAAPSPVQHQAGQAPHLGSGQPQQNLYHPGALTGTPPSLPPGPSAQSPQSSFPQPAAVYAIHAHQQLPHGFTNMAHVTQAHVQTGITAAPPPHPGAPHPPQVMLLHPPQSHGGPPQGAVPQSGVPALSASTPSPYPYIGHPQALSDPDCLLT, encoded by the exons ATGTTGAAGCCTCAGCCGCCACaacagacctcccagccccagcagCCGCCCCCCACGCAACAGGCCGTGGCACGCCGGCCTCCCGGGGGCACCAGCCCTCCCAACGGCGGCCTCCCGGGGCCCCTGGCCTCCACCTCGGCTCCCCCAGGGCCTCCCGCCGCTGCTTCCCCCTGCTTGGGGCCTGCAGCCGCTGCCGGGAGCGGGCTCCGCCGGGGAGCTGAGGGCATCttggcgccgccgccgccgcagcagcAACATCAGGAGAGGCCAGGGGCAGCGGCCATCGGCAGCGCCAG GGGACAAAGCACAGGAAAGGGACCCCCACAGTCACCG GTGTTTGAGGGTGTCTACAACAATTCCAGAATGCTGCATTTCCTTACAGCTGTTGTG GGCTCCACTTGTGATGTAAAGGTAAAGAATGGTACCACCTATGAAGGTATCTTCAAGACGCTGAGCTCAAAG TTTGAACTGGCAGTAGACGCTGTGCACCGGAAAGCATCGGAGCCAGCAGGTGGCCCTCGTCGGGAAGACATTGTGGACACCATGGTGTTTAAACCAAGTGATGTCATGCTTGTTCACTTCCGAAATGTTGACTTCAATTATGCTACTAAAG ACAAGTTCACTGATTCAGCCATTGCCATGAACTCGAAGGTGAATGGGGAGCACAAAGAGAAGGTGCTTCAGCGCTGGGAGGGGGGCGACAGCAACAGCGATGACTACGACCTGGAGTCTGACATG TCCAATGGATGGGACCCCAATGAAATGTTCAAGTTCAATGAGGAGAACTATGGCATAAAGACTACCTACGACAGCAGTCTCTCTTCTTACAC GGTGCCCTTAGAGAAGGACAACTCAGAAGAATTTCGTCAGCGGGAGCTGCGTGCAGCCCAGTTGGCTCGAGAGATTGAATCGAGCCCCCAGTACCGCCTGCGGATCGCCATGGAGAACGATGACGGGCGCACTGAGGAGGAGAAGCACAGTGCAGTTCAGCGACAGGGTTCAGGGCGAGAGAGCCCCAGCTTGGCATCTAG GGAGGGAAAGTATATCCCTCTACCCCAACGAGTTCGGGAAGGTCCCCGGGGAGGAGTTCGATGCAGTAGTTCTCGGGGTGGCCGGCCTGGCCTTAGCTCTTTGCCACCTCGTGGCCCTCACCATCTTGACAATAGCAGCCCTGGCCCAGGTTCTGAGACACGCGGTATCAATGGAG gcccTTCCCGCATGTCCCCTAAGGCACAGCGGCCTCTGAGAGGTGCCAAGACTCTGTCTTCCCCCAGCAGCAGGCCTTCTGGAGAAGCTTCTGTTCCACCTCCTCCTGCAG TAGGCCGGATGTACCCCCCACGCTCTCCCAAGTCAGCTGCCCCTGCCCCAATCTCAGCTTCCTGTCCTGAGCCTCCCATCGGCTCAGCAGTACCGACCTCTTCAGCTTCCATCCCCGTGACATCATCAGTTGGGGATCCTGGAGTAGGCTCCATTTCCCCAGCTTCTCCAAAGATCTCACTGGCACCCACAGATG TAAAAGAACTCCCAGCCAAGGAACCTGGGAGAACGCTGGAGTCCCAGGAGCTGTCCCGCATAGCAGGGAAag TCCCTGGTCTTCAGAACGAGCAGAAACGCTTTCAACTGGAAGAACTGAGAAAATTTGGGGCCCAGTTTAAG CTTCAGCCCAGTAGCTCCCCTGAGACCAGCCTGGATCCTTTTCCTCCCCGGATCCTAAAGGAGGAGGccaaagggaaggagaaggaggttgATAGTCTTTTGGCTTCAGAGCCCATGGGGTCCCCTGTTTCCTCCAAGACAGAATCCATATCGGATAAGGAGGACAAACCACCCCTGCCACCAGCAGGAGGCACCGAAGGGCCGGATCAGCCCCCACCGCCTTGCCCAAGCCAAACCAGTAGCCCCCCAGTGGGCCTCATCAAGGGAGATGACAAGGATGAGGGCCCTGTTGCTGA aCAAGTGAAGAAGTCAACATTGAACCCTAATGCCAAGGAGTTCAATCCCACTAAGCCCCTGCTGTCTGTG AATAAATCCACCAGTACTCCAACTTCTCCTGGGCCCCGGACTCATTCAACTCCCTCCATCCCGGTGCTGACAGCAGGCCAGAGTGGGCTATATAGCCCCCAGTACATTTCCTACATACCTCAGATCCACATGGGACCAGCTGTTCAG GCACCTCAGATGTATCCATATCCTGTGTCCAACTCAGTGCCTGGACAACAGGGCAAGTACCGGGGAGCAAAAG GCTCCCTGCCCCCCCAGCGCTCGGACCAACACCAGCCAGCCTCAGCCCCTCCGATGATGCAGGCCGCCGCCGCTGCTGGCCCCCCTCTGGTGGCTGCCACACCTTATTCTTCCTACATCCCCTACAATCCACAGCAGTTCCCAGGCCAGCCCGCCATGATGCAGCCCATGGCCCACTACCCCTCGCAG CCGGTGTTTGCCCCCATGCTTCAAAGCAACCCACGCATGCTGACGTCGGGGAGCCATCCCCAGGCCATTGTGTCATCCTCCACCCCTCAGTACCCTTCTGCAGAGCAGCCCACCCCCCAAGCCCTTTATG CCACTGTTCACCAGTCCTATCCACACCATGCCACGCAGCTCCATGCCCACCAGCCGCAGCCGGCCACCACGCCTACTGGGAGCCAGCCGCAGTCCCAGCATGCAGCCCCCAGTCCCGTCCAG CACCAGGCGGGGCAGGCCCCACACCTGGGCAGTGGACAGCCACAGCAGAACCTGTACCACCCAGGGGCCCTGACAGGCACGCCGCCTTCTCTGCCGCCGGGACCTTCTGCGCAGTCCCCTCAGAGCAGCTTCCCCCAGCCAGCCGCTGTGTATGCTATCCATGCCCACCAGCAGCTGCCCCACGGCTTCACCAACATGGCCCATGTTACCCAG GCCCATGTCCAAACTGGAATCACAGCAGCCCCGCCCCCTCACCCTGGGGCTCCCCACCcgccccaggtgatgctgctgcacCCACCCCAGAGCCATGGGGGCCCCCCCCAAGGCGCGGTGCCCCAGAGTGGGGTGCCTGCACTCTCAGCTTCCACACCCTCACCCTATCCCTACATCGGACACCCCCAAG CTCTCAGTGACCCCGACTGTCTCCTGACTTAG
- the ATXN2L gene encoding ataxin-2-like protein isoform X5 produces MLKPQPPQQTSQPQQPPPTQQAVARRPPGGTSPPNGGLPGPLASTSAPPGPPAAASPCLGPAAAAGSGLRRGAEGILAPPPPQQQHQERPGAAAIGSARGQSTGKGPPQSPVFEGVYNNSRMLHFLTAVVGSTCDVKVKNGTTYEGIFKTLSSKFELAVDAVHRKASEPAGGPRREDIVDTMVFKPSDVMLVHFRNVDFNYATKDKFTDSAIAMNSKVNGEHKEKVLQRWEGGDSNSDDYDLESDMSNGWDPNEMFKFNEENYGIKTTYDSSLSSYTVPLEKDNSEEFRQRELRAAQLAREIESSPQYRLRIAMENDDGRTEEEKHSAVQRQGSGRESPSLASREGKYIPLPQRVREGPRGGVRCSSSRGGRPGLSSLPPRGPHHLDNSSPGPGSETRGINGGPSRMSPKAQRPLRGAKTLSSPSSRPSGEASVPPPPAVGRMYPPRSPKSAAPAPISASCPEPPIGSAVPTSSASIPVTSSVGDPGVGSISPASPKISLAPTDVKELPAKEPGRTLESQELSRIAGKVPGLQNEQKRFQLEELRKFGAQFKLQPSSSPETSLDPFPPRILKEEAKGKEKEVDSLLASEPMGSPVSSKTESISDKEDKPPLPPAGGTEGPDQPPPPCPSQTSSPPVGLIKGDDKDEGPVAEQVKKSTLNPNAKEFNPTKPLLSVNKSTSTPTSPGPRTHSTPSIPVLTAGQSGLYSPQYISYIPQIHMGPAVQAPQMYPYPVSNSVPGQQGKYRGAKGSLPPQRSDQHQPASAPPMMQAAAAAGPPLVAATPYSSYIPYNPQQFPGQPAMMQPMAHYPSQPVFAPMLQSNPRMLTSGSHPQAIVSSSTPQYPSAEQPTPQALYATVHQSYPHHATQLHAHQPQPATTPTGSQPQSQHAAPSPVQHQAGQAPHLGSGQPQQNLYHPGALTGTPPSLPPGPSAQSPQSSFPQPAAVYAIHAHQQLPHGFTNMAHVTQAHVQTGITAAPPPHPGAPHPPQVMLLHPPQSHGGPPQGAVPQSGVPALSASTPSPYPYIGHPQAP; encoded by the exons ATGTTGAAGCCTCAGCCGCCACaacagacctcccagccccagcagCCGCCCCCCACGCAACAGGCCGTGGCACGCCGGCCTCCCGGGGGCACCAGCCCTCCCAACGGCGGCCTCCCGGGGCCCCTGGCCTCCACCTCGGCTCCCCCAGGGCCTCCCGCCGCTGCTTCCCCCTGCTTGGGGCCTGCAGCCGCTGCCGGGAGCGGGCTCCGCCGGGGAGCTGAGGGCATCttggcgccgccgccgccgcagcagcAACATCAGGAGAGGCCAGGGGCAGCGGCCATCGGCAGCGCCAG GGGACAAAGCACAGGAAAGGGACCCCCACAGTCACCG GTGTTTGAGGGTGTCTACAACAATTCCAGAATGCTGCATTTCCTTACAGCTGTTGTG GGCTCCACTTGTGATGTAAAGGTAAAGAATGGTACCACCTATGAAGGTATCTTCAAGACGCTGAGCTCAAAG TTTGAACTGGCAGTAGACGCTGTGCACCGGAAAGCATCGGAGCCAGCAGGTGGCCCTCGTCGGGAAGACATTGTGGACACCATGGTGTTTAAACCAAGTGATGTCATGCTTGTTCACTTCCGAAATGTTGACTTCAATTATGCTACTAAAG ACAAGTTCACTGATTCAGCCATTGCCATGAACTCGAAGGTGAATGGGGAGCACAAAGAGAAGGTGCTTCAGCGCTGGGAGGGGGGCGACAGCAACAGCGATGACTACGACCTGGAGTCTGACATG TCCAATGGATGGGACCCCAATGAAATGTTCAAGTTCAATGAGGAGAACTATGGCATAAAGACTACCTACGACAGCAGTCTCTCTTCTTACAC GGTGCCCTTAGAGAAGGACAACTCAGAAGAATTTCGTCAGCGGGAGCTGCGTGCAGCCCAGTTGGCTCGAGAGATTGAATCGAGCCCCCAGTACCGCCTGCGGATCGCCATGGAGAACGATGACGGGCGCACTGAGGAGGAGAAGCACAGTGCAGTTCAGCGACAGGGTTCAGGGCGAGAGAGCCCCAGCTTGGCATCTAG GGAGGGAAAGTATATCCCTCTACCCCAACGAGTTCGGGAAGGTCCCCGGGGAGGAGTTCGATGCAGTAGTTCTCGGGGTGGCCGGCCTGGCCTTAGCTCTTTGCCACCTCGTGGCCCTCACCATCTTGACAATAGCAGCCCTGGCCCAGGTTCTGAGACACGCGGTATCAATGGAG gcccTTCCCGCATGTCCCCTAAGGCACAGCGGCCTCTGAGAGGTGCCAAGACTCTGTCTTCCCCCAGCAGCAGGCCTTCTGGAGAAGCTTCTGTTCCACCTCCTCCTGCAG TAGGCCGGATGTACCCCCCACGCTCTCCCAAGTCAGCTGCCCCTGCCCCAATCTCAGCTTCCTGTCCTGAGCCTCCCATCGGCTCAGCAGTACCGACCTCTTCAGCTTCCATCCCCGTGACATCATCAGTTGGGGATCCTGGAGTAGGCTCCATTTCCCCAGCTTCTCCAAAGATCTCACTGGCACCCACAGATG TAAAAGAACTCCCAGCCAAGGAACCTGGGAGAACGCTGGAGTCCCAGGAGCTGTCCCGCATAGCAGGGAAag TCCCTGGTCTTCAGAACGAGCAGAAACGCTTTCAACTGGAAGAACTGAGAAAATTTGGGGCCCAGTTTAAG CTTCAGCCCAGTAGCTCCCCTGAGACCAGCCTGGATCCTTTTCCTCCCCGGATCCTAAAGGAGGAGGccaaagggaaggagaaggaggttgATAGTCTTTTGGCTTCAGAGCCCATGGGGTCCCCTGTTTCCTCCAAGACAGAATCCATATCGGATAAGGAGGACAAACCACCCCTGCCACCAGCAGGAGGCACCGAAGGGCCGGATCAGCCCCCACCGCCTTGCCCAAGCCAAACCAGTAGCCCCCCAGTGGGCCTCATCAAGGGAGATGACAAGGATGAGGGCCCTGTTGCTGA aCAAGTGAAGAAGTCAACATTGAACCCTAATGCCAAGGAGTTCAATCCCACTAAGCCCCTGCTGTCTGTG AATAAATCCACCAGTACTCCAACTTCTCCTGGGCCCCGGACTCATTCAACTCCCTCCATCCCGGTGCTGACAGCAGGCCAGAGTGGGCTATATAGCCCCCAGTACATTTCCTACATACCTCAGATCCACATGGGACCAGCTGTTCAG GCACCTCAGATGTATCCATATCCTGTGTCCAACTCAGTGCCTGGACAACAGGGCAAGTACCGGGGAGCAAAAG GCTCCCTGCCCCCCCAGCGCTCGGACCAACACCAGCCAGCCTCAGCCCCTCCGATGATGCAGGCCGCCGCCGCTGCTGGCCCCCCTCTGGTGGCTGCCACACCTTATTCTTCCTACATCCCCTACAATCCACAGCAGTTCCCAGGCCAGCCCGCCATGATGCAGCCCATGGCCCACTACCCCTCGCAG CCGGTGTTTGCCCCCATGCTTCAAAGCAACCCACGCATGCTGACGTCGGGGAGCCATCCCCAGGCCATTGTGTCATCCTCCACCCCTCAGTACCCTTCTGCAGAGCAGCCCACCCCCCAAGCCCTTTATG CCACTGTTCACCAGTCCTATCCACACCATGCCACGCAGCTCCATGCCCACCAGCCGCAGCCGGCCACCACGCCTACTGGGAGCCAGCCGCAGTCCCAGCATGCAGCCCCCAGTCCCGTCCAG CACCAGGCGGGGCAGGCCCCACACCTGGGCAGTGGACAGCCACAGCAGAACCTGTACCACCCAGGGGCCCTGACAGGCACGCCGCCTTCTCTGCCGCCGGGACCTTCTGCGCAGTCCCCTCAGAGCAGCTTCCCCCAGCCAGCCGCTGTGTATGCTATCCATGCCCACCAGCAGCTGCCCCACGGCTTCACCAACATGGCCCATGTTACCCAG GCCCATGTCCAAACTGGAATCACAGCAGCCCCGCCCCCTCACCCTGGGGCTCCCCACCcgccccaggtgatgctgctgcacCCACCCCAGAGCCATGGGGGCCCCCCCCAAGGCGCGGTGCCCCAGAGTGGGGTGCCTGCACTCTCAGCTTCCACACCCTCACCCTATCCCTACATCGGACACCCCCAAG CCCCATGA